A part of Vespertiliibacter pulmonis genomic DNA contains:
- the menD gene encoding 2-succinyl-5-enolpyruvyl-6-hydroxy-3-cyclohexene-1-carboxylic-acid synthase produces the protein MNNTSTFNRSWSHVILNALLRYGVKHFCIAPGSRSTPLTLEALQLQQQNLVDCHSHFDERGLGFFALGIAKTTQAPVAIIVTSGTAVANLLPAVIEASLTHHKLIVLSADRPPELIGCGVNQAIEQQNLFGNYPLVNLNLPKPSRDFSPNWLISVVEQACNEQSRQNGVIHINAPFAEPLYEADESAITQDPWLTPIQRWLNQGAKTRWIDQQDTQQDVLMHENWDYWRTKRGVVVVGKLPLEQGMGLKLWAETLGWCLISDVQSGIEASLPFADIWLSNKTVEQRLLQADIVIQFGSQIVSKRVNHFLANFKGEFWLVEQSQDYINPFAHHQTRFIAKAHHFTRVHPPLRQKPWQLEPLALSQFCAKFIEQQIGGNLNEVSLAHHIERVLPANGNLFLGNSLFVRLVDALCKLPENYPIYTNRGASGIDGLIATMAGIAKGSNAPTVGVIGDISALHDLNSIALLRQITQPTILFIINNNGGAIFDMLPVDPVAKEKFYRLSHNLEFSQIATMFGLEYLRPYTWADLGTKLKQAYARKGVTLVEIKVNDQEGSALYKGIIEQISQAIID, from the coding sequence ATGAACAACACTAGCACTTTCAACCGTTCTTGGTCGCACGTGATTTTAAATGCATTATTACGCTATGGCGTAAAGCATTTTTGTATCGCGCCGGGCTCACGCTCTACACCTCTCACTCTTGAAGCCTTGCAGTTGCAACAACAAAATTTAGTGGACTGCCATAGCCATTTTGATGAGCGAGGTTTAGGTTTTTTTGCTTTAGGGATTGCTAAAACAACCCAAGCTCCCGTTGCAATTATTGTTACGTCTGGAACAGCTGTCGCAAATTTATTGCCAGCCGTGATTGAAGCCAGCCTTACTCATCACAAACTTATTGTTCTTTCAGCCGATCGTCCACCAGAACTCATTGGCTGCGGAGTAAATCAAGCGATTGAACAGCAAAATTTATTTGGTAACTACCCGCTTGTTAACCTCAACTTACCAAAACCCTCAAGAGATTTCAGCCCAAACTGGCTTATTTCTGTTGTGGAACAAGCCTGTAACGAGCAAAGTCGACAAAATGGTGTCATTCATATCAATGCGCCTTTCGCTGAGCCTTTATATGAAGCTGATGAATCCGCAATTACACAAGATCCTTGGCTGACACCAATCCAACGTTGGCTCAATCAAGGCGCTAAAACTAGATGGATCGATCAACAAGATACGCAACAAGATGTATTAATGCACGAAAATTGGGATTACTGGCGAACAAAACGAGGCGTTGTCGTTGTAGGTAAATTGCCATTAGAACAAGGTATGGGGTTGAAACTGTGGGCAGAGACACTAGGTTGGTGCTTGATTAGCGATGTACAATCAGGTATTGAGGCAAGTCTACCGTTTGCGGATATTTGGTTATCAAATAAAACTGTTGAACAACGCCTATTACAAGCAGATATTGTTATCCAATTTGGTTCTCAAATCGTCAGTAAACGAGTCAATCACTTTTTAGCAAATTTCAAAGGCGAGTTTTGGCTAGTTGAGCAATCTCAAGATTACATTAACCCATTTGCACATCATCAAACACGTTTTATTGCTAAAGCACACCATTTTACTCGTGTTCATCCACCACTTAGACAGAAACCGTGGCAACTTGAACCATTAGCCCTATCACAATTTTGTGCCAAATTTATTGAACAACAAATTGGCGGAAATTTGAATGAAGTCTCTCTCGCTCATCATATTGAACGAGTTCTACCTGCAAATGGCAATCTCTTTTTAGGTAATAGCCTATTTGTCCGTTTAGTTGATGCGTTATGTAAACTCCCTGAAAATTACCCTATTTATACCAATCGTGGGGCAAGCGGCATTGATGGTTTAATTGCAACAATGGCAGGAATCGCAAAAGGTTCGAATGCTCCAACCGTGGGTGTTATTGGCGATATTTCCGCTCTGCACGATCTCAATTCTATTGCTCTACTACGCCAAATTACGCAACCAACCATTCTATTTATTATCAACAATAATGGGGGAGCAATTTTTGATATGCTACCAGTCGATCCTGTCGCAAAAGAGAAATTTTATCGCTTATCGCATAATCTTGAATTCTCACAAATAGCGACAATGTTTGGCTTGGAATATTTACGCCCGTATACTTGGGCAGATTTAGGCACCAAACTCAAACAAGCCTATGCACGCAAGGGCGTTACGCTAGTGGAAATTAAAGTCAATGACCAAGAAGGTAGTGCTTTATATAAAGGTATCATTGAACAAATCTCTCAAGCAATTATTGATTAA
- the rffA gene encoding dTDP-4-amino-4,6-dideoxygalactose transaminase, which yields MIAFNQPAQLGTEIDYIQKAMANNRLSGDGEFTRLCEAWFKHHFGTKRALLTPSCTAALELSAILLDIQPDDEIIMPSYTFVSTANAFVLRGAKIVFVDIRPDTMNIDENKIEQAITARTKVIVPVHYAGVACEMDKIMALAEKYQLWVVEDAAQAVMAKYNGKALGTIGHIGCFSFHETKNYTAGGEGGAILLNDEELIERAEIIREKGTDRSQFFRGERDKYTWRDLGSSFLPSELQSAYLYAQLQSAEIINNKRLELWQNYQQALIFYQHKDRIELPIIPQNCQANGHLFWLKLRDFADRTAFIHYLKQNGILTVFHYIPLHSSPAGERFGQFVGEDRFTTKESERLVRLPLFYNLSYQDQQRVIETTLHYFERDE from the coding sequence ATTATTGCATTTAACCAACCCGCTCAATTAGGTACGGAAATTGACTATATACAGAAAGCGATGGCGAATAATCGGCTGTCGGGCGATGGCGAATTTACTCGTTTATGCGAAGCGTGGTTTAAACATCATTTTGGGACAAAAAGAGCGTTATTAACACCGTCTTGTACTGCGGCTTTGGAATTATCGGCAATATTGCTCGATATTCAGCCCGATGATGAAATTATTATGCCGAGTTATACTTTTGTTTCAACGGCAAATGCGTTTGTGCTAAGAGGGGCAAAGATCGTATTTGTTGATATTCGTCCTGATACAATGAATATTGATGAAAATAAGATTGAGCAAGCGATTACGGCTCGGACTAAAGTAATCGTTCCCGTTCATTATGCAGGTGTTGCCTGTGAAATGGATAAAATTATGGCGTTGGCAGAAAAGTATCAGCTATGGGTGGTGGAAGATGCCGCACAGGCGGTAATGGCAAAATATAATGGAAAAGCCCTTGGTACTATCGGACACATTGGTTGTTTTAGTTTTCACGAAACAAAAAATTATACAGCGGGTGGAGAAGGCGGAGCAATTCTGCTCAATGATGAAGAATTGATTGAGCGAGCTGAAATTATTCGTGAAAAAGGCACAGACCGTAGCCAATTTTTTCGAGGCGAAAGAGATAAATATACTTGGCGTGATCTCGGTTCTAGTTTTTTACCCTCTGAATTGCAATCGGCATATCTTTATGCTCAGTTACAATCGGCGGAAATAATCAATAACAAGCGGTTAGAACTATGGCAAAATTATCAACAAGCATTGATCTTTTATCAACATAAAGATCGGATTGAGTTACCGATTATCCCACAAAATTGTCAGGCAAATGGACATCTTTTTTGGTTAAAATTGCGTGATTTTGCAGATCGTACGGCGTTTATTCATTATCTTAAACAGAATGGAATTTTAACAGTTTTTCACTATATTCCGCTACATTCAAGCCCCGCAGGTGAGCGGTTTGGGCAATTTGTTGGAGAAGATCGTTTTACCACAAAAGAGAGTGAGCGATTAGTGCGTTTACCGCTATTTTATAATTTAAGTTATCAGGATCAACAGAGAGTGATTGAAACTACATTGCATTATTTTGAGCGTGATGAATAG
- a CDS encoding TDP-N-acetylfucosamine:lipid II N-acetylfucosaminyltransferase codes for MFLHILGSDISHHNYTVLAFFERELLPQLPSPPHFFVVGNETLRNEFPTLELTIFSNQKALAKAVTVKAKQDPMIRFFFHGQYNVWLWFAILFGKLPLEQCYWHIWGADLYETSKNWRFRLFYPVRRLAQKRLMNICGTAGDLYYFSKINPQSNRLLLYFPTKMPDKLPIPKAEIDSHFTLLLGNSGDKANQHLLGLRQLKLFAKRNVEKAVKIIIPMGYPQGNQAYIETVAQVSEKLFTKKVVQLLSEKLPFDVYLEQLAQCDFGVFPFERQQGVGTICLLIALNIPFALSRKNPFCIDLISQNIPFLYVEEIAELSYDQIAEIKRQLQQLDKSLIHFFPKNYVKEWLEILCK; via the coding sequence ATGTTTTTACATATTTTAGGTTCGGATATTTCTCATCATAACTATACAGTATTGGCGTTTTTTGAACGGGAACTTTTGCCACAGCTTCCATCACCTCCGCATTTTTTTGTGGTTGGAAATGAAACATTACGAAATGAATTTCCTACCTTAGAACTAACGATTTTTTCTAATCAAAAAGCCCTTGCAAAAGCAGTAACAGTAAAAGCGAAGCAAGATCCAATGATTAGATTTTTTTTTCACGGGCAATATAATGTTTGGCTATGGTTTGCAATATTATTTGGAAAATTACCGCTTGAACAGTGTTACTGGCATATTTGGGGGGCAGATTTGTACGAAACGTCAAAGAATTGGCGGTTTCGACTGTTTTACCCTGTTCGTAGGTTAGCACAAAAACGGCTGATGAATATATGTGGAACAGCTGGCGATCTTTATTATTTTAGCAAAATTAACCCACAATCTAACCGCTTGTTACTCTATTTCCCAACCAAAATGCCAGATAAGTTGCCTATTCCTAAAGCTGAAATAGACAGCCATTTTACGTTATTACTTGGTAATTCGGGCGATAAAGCTAACCAGCATTTGCTCGGATTACGTCAGTTGAAATTATTTGCCAAGCGTAATGTTGAAAAAGCCGTAAAAATTATTATTCCAATGGGATATCCACAAGGAAATCAAGCCTATATTGAAACGGTAGCACAAGTATCTGAAAAATTATTTACAAAAAAGGTAGTACAACTGTTAAGTGAAAAATTACCATTTGATGTTTATTTAGAACAGCTTGCTCAGTGTGACTTCGGGGTATTTCCATTTGAACGACAGCAGGGAGTCGGGACGATTTGTTTACTCATTGCATTGAATATTCCATTTGCATTAAGCCGAAAAAACCCATTTTGTATTGATTTAATTTCGCAAAACATTCCTTTTCTGTATGTGGAAGAAATTGCAGAGCTTTCCTATGATCAAATAGCTGAAATAAAACGGCAGTTACAGCAGTTAGATAAGTCACTTATTCATTTTTTCCCTAAAAATTATGTTAAGGAATGGTTGGAGATCTTATGCAAATAG
- a CDS encoding GNAT family N-acetyltransferase, whose amino-acid sequence MKIERNQWESNFFGREIYNVNPQQNLFENDVNLNSTLPQGLLQAKVTTADWQAIHYLQQQQFQLVETEITFRLDLAKISVDRTACNCRFVTGRDLSQLHWVCEQFSQTRFRQPYFSLQENQRFYQQWLENAVVGVFDDACLLIVENEIPKGIVSLRLTKRAVQIGLLAVSPEFQGKGIGKKLLNSVVVFLQEKYSDQAEKIDFLLISTQLSNQRAMRLYQSFGAMLWHSAYWFYREIA is encoded by the coding sequence GTGAAAATTGAGCGAAATCAGTGGGAAAGTAATTTTTTCGGGCGAGAGATTTATAACGTAAATCCACAGCAAAATCTATTTGAGAACGATGTAAACCTCAATTCAACTTTGCCACAGGGCTTGTTACAAGCCAAAGTTACAACAGCAGATTGGCAGGCAATCCATTACTTACAGCAACAGCAGTTTCAACTGGTTGAAACGGAGATAACCTTTCGGTTAGATCTTGCAAAAATTTCAGTGGATCGAACCGCTTGTAATTGTCGTTTTGTAACTGGGCGGGATCTCTCTCAACTTCATTGGGTTTGTGAACAATTTTCCCAAACTCGCTTTCGCCAGCCTTATTTTTCATTACAAGAAAATCAGCGTTTTTACCAACAATGGCTAGAGAATGCAGTAGTAGGCGTTTTTGATGATGCTTGCTTATTGATAGTAGAAAATGAAATACCCAAAGGCATTGTAAGTTTACGGTTAACGAAAAGAGCAGTACAAATTGGATTATTAGCGGTTTCGCCCGAATTTCAAGGGAAAGGTATTGGTAAAAAATTGCTGAATAGTGTGGTTGTATTTTTACAAGAAAAGTATTCAGACCAAGCAGAGAAAATAGATTTTCTATTGATTAGCACACAATTAAGTAATCAACGTGCGATGAGGCTTTATCAGTCATTTGGGGCAATGTTATGGCACAGTGCTTATTGGTTTTATCGTGAAATAGCGTAG
- the wecB gene encoding non-hydrolyzing UDP-N-acetylglucosamine 2-epimerase, which yields MSNKIKILAVFGTRPEAIKMSPLVVMLDNDPAFEMKVCVTAQHRQMLDQVLELFSIQPDFDLNIMKSTQGLNEITAQILLDLPTVLSDFSPDLVLVHGDTTTTFAVTLACYYQKIPVAHIEAGLRTGELFAPFPEEGNRHLTSVLARYHFAPTEQAKQNLLAENIPTENIWVTGNTVIDALLDGLKKMRNNQSLTTQFTQHYTFLDEQKKLILVTGHRRENFGGGFERICLALAEIAYQHPEVQIVFPVHLNPNVIEPVHRILQGIDNLFLIEPQPYLAFIYLMDRAYLILTDSGGIQEEASSLGTPVLVMRDITERPEAIDVGAVKLVGTQTNAIVAEVNQLLMNSDAYQAMSHAQNPYGDGKACKRIMAHLKQIFNLENV from the coding sequence ATGTCGAATAAGATCAAGATCCTTGCGGTATTTGGAACTCGTCCTGAAGCGATAAAAATGTCGCCTCTCGTCGTGATGTTAGACAATGATCCTGCCTTTGAAATGAAAGTGTGTGTAACCGCACAGCATCGTCAAATGCTTGATCAGGTACTTGAGCTGTTTTCCATCCAGCCAGATTTTGATCTAAACATAATGAAATCGACACAGGGATTAAATGAAATAACTGCTCAAATTTTATTGGATTTGCCTACGGTATTATCTGATTTTTCACCTGATCTTGTGCTTGTTCATGGAGATACAACAACAACGTTTGCTGTAACCTTAGCGTGTTATTATCAAAAAATTCCAGTGGCCCATATTGAAGCAGGGTTGAGAACCGGGGAGCTGTTTGCGCCTTTCCCCGAAGAAGGCAACCGCCATTTAACAAGCGTATTAGCTCGTTACCATTTTGCTCCAACAGAGCAAGCCAAACAGAATTTATTGGCAGAAAATATTCCAACGGAGAATATTTGGGTAACAGGTAATACAGTTATTGATGCGTTGCTTGATGGGCTAAAAAAAATGCGAAACAACCAATCGCTTACCACACAATTTACTCAGCACTATACTTTTTTAGATGAGCAGAAAAAATTGATTTTAGTTACAGGTCATCGCCGAGAAAATTTTGGTGGTGGCTTTGAGCGTATCTGTCTAGCTTTAGCTGAAATTGCGTATCAGCACCCAGAAGTGCAGATTGTCTTTCCAGTTCACTTAAACCCTAATGTTATTGAGCCAGTTCATCGAATATTGCAAGGGATAGATAATCTCTTTCTGATTGAACCGCAACCGTATTTAGCATTTATTTACTTGATGGATCGTGCGTATCTCATTCTCACAGATTCGGGCGGAATACAAGAAGAGGCATCTTCTTTAGGTACGCCCGTATTAGTAATGCGAGATATTACTGAACGCCCAGAAGCGATTGATGTCGGGGCAGTAAAATTAGTCGGCACACAAACCAATGCGATTGTCGCTGAGGTTAATCAGTTACTGATGAATAGTGATGCTTATCAAGCGATGAGCCATGCACAAAATCCTTATGGTGATGGTAAGGCGTGTAAACGAATTATGGCTCATCTAAAACAGATTTTTAACCTAGAAAATGTGTAA
- the hemL gene encoding glutamate-1-semialdehyde 2,1-aminomutase has protein sequence MTSSATLFEQAQKVIPGGVNSPVRAFKGVGGTPVFIEKAQGAYITDSEGKRYIDYVGSWGPMVLGHNHPAIINAVLEAVPNGLSFGAPTAIEIELAELVCKLVPSIEMVRMVSSGTEATMSAIRLARGYTGRDKIIKFEGCYHGHSDSLLVKAGSGALTLGQPSSPGVPEDFAKHTLTCEYNNLDSVKQAFEQYPDEIACLIIEPVAGNMNCIPPKTGFLQGLRELCTQYGTVFIIDEVMTGFRVALGGAQSHYGVTPDLTTLGKIIGGGMPVGAFGGKKEIMQFIAPTGPVYQAGTLSGNPIAMSAGLACLTELAKTGNEQLLAEKTKTLAEGLKTLADKHAVPLTVQYVGGMFGLFFTEKNKIERYQDVMQCDVQAFNTFFHKMLEKGIYLAPSAFEAGFMSLAHSDEDIAFTLQMAEQAFAEM, from the coding sequence ATGACATCATCTGCAACTTTATTTGAACAAGCTCAAAAAGTCATTCCCGGTGGAGTTAATTCTCCTGTGCGTGCCTTTAAAGGCGTAGGCGGTACACCTGTATTTATCGAAAAAGCACAAGGGGCTTATATCACAGATAGCGAGGGAAAACGTTATATTGATTACGTTGGCTCTTGGGGACCAATGGTATTAGGACATAATCATCCTGCAATTATCAATGCAGTATTAGAGGCTGTACCAAATGGGTTAAGTTTCGGTGCGCCAACTGCGATTGAAATTGAATTAGCCGAATTAGTCTGTAAATTAGTTCCTTCTATCGAAATGGTCAGAATGGTTAGCTCAGGCACAGAGGCTACAATGTCGGCTATTCGTTTAGCCCGTGGCTACACAGGTCGAGATAAAATTATTAAATTTGAAGGCTGCTATCACGGACATTCGGATTCATTATTAGTTAAAGCAGGCTCAGGAGCGCTAACACTTGGTCAGCCTAGCTCACCAGGCGTGCCAGAAGATTTCGCTAAGCATACGCTCACCTGTGAATATAACAACTTAGATTCTGTAAAACAGGCATTTGAACAATACCCTGATGAGATTGCCTGTTTAATTATTGAGCCTGTGGCAGGAAATATGAATTGTATTCCACCCAAAACAGGTTTTTTACAAGGGTTACGTGAGCTATGTACCCAATACGGTACAGTATTTATCATTGATGAAGTAATGACGGGCTTCCGTGTCGCATTAGGTGGCGCTCAAAGCCACTACGGAGTTACTCCTGATCTCACTACCTTAGGTAAAATTATTGGCGGTGGTATGCCCGTTGGTGCTTTTGGTGGTAAAAAAGAAATTATGCAATTTATAGCTCCAACTGGCCCTGTGTATCAAGCTGGTACATTATCGGGCAACCCAATTGCAATGTCCGCAGGATTAGCCTGTTTAACCGAGCTTGCAAAAACTGGCAATGAGCAGTTGCTTGCAGAAAAAACTAAAACATTAGCAGAAGGGCTTAAAACCTTAGCAGATAAACACGCTGTTCCTTTAACTGTTCAATATGTTGGCGGTATGTTTGGGCTATTTTTTACCGAAAAAAATAAAATTGAACGCTATCAAGATGTAATGCAATGCGATGTTCAAGCCTTTAATACATTTTTCCATAAAATGTTAGAAAAAGGCATCTATCTTGCTCCATCTGCTTTTGAGGCAGGATTTATGTCGCTCGCTCATAGTGATGAAGATATTGCATTCACATTACAAATGGCGGAGCAAGCTTTTGCGGAAATGTAA
- a CDS encoding transporter: protein MQDIPSSSFSFGRKIVKSLLLLTACVGIGAGTGWGLSEMKTSQWRSTIKFDAPTVIELGNYYSLATTYALLQGEKMAEVEQTISQKSYAEFKRNLSSPDLLKLYLTESEVVKQQASAQNLPIDTVAQQIAPHFQLDEKNNQFSVTLENPEKAKLLLTNFILFITEKTRQILKNELTQKWKILFQQVKYAAENNLGPIQTGEQVAKQDWSGKLNLMRSVSPLDENLVAFRLLQVPTTPTTPISPDKSLWVMIGALAGLVFGLFGIVLLNFRNASK, encoded by the coding sequence ATGCAAGATATACCATCGTCTTCTTTTTCTTTTGGTAGAAAAATTGTCAAAAGTTTACTCCTTCTGACCGCTTGTGTTGGGATAGGGGCTGGAACGGGCTGGGGATTGTCCGAAATGAAAACATCACAATGGCGTTCAACGATTAAATTTGATGCTCCTACGGTGATTGAACTGGGAAATTATTATTCATTAGCAACAACCTATGCGTTACTTCAGGGAGAGAAAATGGCTGAAGTTGAACAAACTATAAGTCAAAAAAGTTATGCAGAATTTAAACGTAATTTAAGTTCTCCCGATTTATTAAAACTATACCTAACGGAATCCGAGGTTGTAAAACAGCAAGCTTCCGCTCAAAATTTGCCCATAGACACGGTTGCGCAGCAGATTGCTCCTCATTTTCAATTAGATGAGAAGAATAACCAATTTAGTGTTACGTTAGAAAATCCTGAAAAAGCGAAATTATTACTAACAAATTTTATTCTTTTTATTACAGAAAAAACCAGGCAGATATTAAAGAATGAGCTTACTCAGAAATGGAAAATTTTATTCCAACAAGTGAAATATGCCGCTGAGAATAATTTAGGCCCAATTCAAACGGGCGAACAAGTTGCTAAACAAGATTGGTCTGGTAAGCTAAATTTAATGAGGTCTGTTAGCCCGTTAGATGAAAATCTTGTTGCATTTCGTTTACTACAAGTCCCCACAACACCGACTACGCCAATTTCACCAGATAAATCTTTATGGGTGATGATTGGGGCATTAGCTGGGCTTGTATTTGGGTTATTTGGCATCGTTTTGTTGAATTTTCGTAATGCCTCTAAATAA
- the wecA gene encoding UDP-N-acetylglucosamine--undecaprenyl-phosphate N-acetylglucosaminephosphotransferase has protein sequence MWLTFLSVIMMSFLSLIVMRPVAKRIGLVDKPNFRKRHQGIVPLIGGIALFIGNLTFYIMQWEQMRFPELYLTAVTILLIIGVLDDRFDISPFLRAGIQAALAGAMIYSGLSIASLGQLIAPFSLELGSLGIVLTVLITIGIINAFNMIDGIDGLLAGLSSVSFAGIGILMWVDNQYTLAYWCFAIICVLLPYALFNLNVFGSKWKVFMGDSGSTLIGFTIIWILLLSTQGQGHAISPITGLWLIAVPLIDMVAVFFRRLKKGKSPFRPDRLHIHHLMLRAGLTSREALIVITIGAALCASFGVLGEMYYWNQWVMFLCFIILFFLYSYSIMHAWRLTRFVRRHKRRLRKKQSMH, from the coding sequence ATGTGGCTGACTTTTCTGTCCGTTATTATGATGTCTTTTTTATCACTGATTGTAATGCGTCCTGTGGCTAAACGGATAGGTTTAGTGGATAAGCCGAATTTCCGTAAGCGTCATCAAGGAATTGTTCCATTGATTGGTGGTATTGCTTTATTTATTGGTAATCTCACCTTTTATATAATGCAATGGGAACAGATGCGGTTTCCTGAATTATATTTAACTGCCGTAACGATTTTACTTATTATTGGTGTGTTGGATGATCGTTTTGATATAAGCCCTTTTTTAAGAGCTGGAATTCAGGCAGCTTTGGCTGGTGCAATGATTTATAGCGGTTTATCTATTGCGAGTTTAGGGCAGTTAATTGCTCCGTTTAGTTTGGAATTAGGCTCTTTAGGCATTGTGCTAACAGTGTTGATTACTATTGGTATAATCAATGCATTCAATATGATTGATGGTATTGATGGCTTATTAGCAGGCTTATCGAGTGTGAGTTTTGCTGGTATTGGTATCTTAATGTGGGTGGATAATCAATATACGCTAGCTTACTGGTGCTTTGCCATTATTTGTGTGTTATTGCCCTATGCCTTGTTTAATTTGAATGTATTTGGTTCAAAATGGAAAGTCTTTATGGGAGATTCTGGCAGTACTTTAATTGGTTTCACCATTATCTGGATTTTATTGCTCAGCACCCAAGGACAAGGACACGCCATTAGCCCAATCACTGGATTATGGTTAATTGCCGTACCGCTTATTGATATGGTTGCTGTCTTTTTTCGCCGTTTGAAGAAAGGTAAAAGTCCATTCAGACCAGACCGCTTGCATATTCATCATTTAATGTTGCGAGCAGGTTTGACCTCTCGAGAAGCTCTTATCGTTATTACTATTGGGGCAGCATTATGTGCTAGTTTCGGCGTGTTAGGAGAAATGTATTACTGGAATCAATGGGTAATGTTTCTCTGTTTTATTATCTTATTTTTCCTCTATTCTTATTCGATTATGCACGCATGGCGGCTTACACGCTTTGTCCGCCGTCATAAACGCCGTTTACGTAAAAAACAATCAATGCATTAG
- the wecC gene encoding UDP-N-acetyl-D-mannosamine dehydrogenase, whose protein sequence is MCNFNRICVMGLGYIGLPTAVVFAQTGRMVIGVDVNEHIVSQINQGKSPIDEPDITQALLQAVSSGKFFATQTPEPADVFIIAVPTPLLKNNQPDLSYIKNAIKMIAPLLKQGNLVVLESTSPIGTTEQVYQWLNKERADLPEIYLAYCPERVLPGNIMQEIFRNDRIIGGISPKSTEQAVSLYQLFVTGQCIATDSRTAEMCKLTENSFRDVNIAFANELSMLCDQFSIDVWELIRLANLHPRVNILQPGAGVGGHCIAVDPYFLISQDRENTRLIQTARQVNDHKAEWILDKIKLAVADCATKTDRKLSEITTACFGLAFKANVGDLRESPALEITQKLADWHRGKVLAVEPHITQLPDVLCGKVELVSLTTALQQADILVLLVDHQSFKSVTFSQKWVVDSKGIWL, encoded by the coding sequence ATGTGTAATTTTAATCGAATTTGTGTAATGGGCTTAGGCTATATTGGCTTACCGACTGCGGTAGTTTTTGCTCAAACAGGTAGAATGGTCATTGGGGTTGATGTAAATGAGCATATTGTTTCGCAGATCAATCAGGGTAAATCACCGATTGATGAGCCTGATATTACTCAAGCTTTATTACAAGCGGTCAGTTCTGGGAAATTTTTTGCTACTCAAACGCCAGAACCTGCTGATGTTTTTATCATTGCTGTTCCTACGCCATTATTAAAAAATAATCAGCCAGATCTTAGTTATATCAAAAATGCTATCAAAATGATTGCCCCTTTACTCAAACAGGGGAATTTGGTGGTATTAGAATCTACCTCGCCCATCGGAACAACTGAACAAGTATATCAATGGCTAAATAAAGAACGAGCAGATTTACCCGAAATTTATTTAGCCTATTGCCCTGAACGAGTGTTACCAGGCAACATTATGCAGGAAATTTTCCGCAATGACCGTATTATTGGGGGCATTTCCCCTAAAAGTACTGAACAAGCGGTCAGTTTGTACCAACTTTTTGTAACAGGGCAATGTATTGCCACAGACAGCCGTACAGCTGAAATGTGTAAACTCACTGAAAACAGTTTTAGAGATGTAAACATTGCCTTTGCTAATGAGCTTTCAATGTTATGTGATCAATTTAGCATTGATGTATGGGAATTGATCCGCCTCGCAAATTTACATCCTCGGGTAAATATTTTACAACCAGGAGCAGGTGTTGGTGGACATTGTATTGCGGTGGATCCCTATTTTTTGATTAGCCAAGATCGAGAAAATACAAGACTTATCCAAACAGCCCGTCAAGTAAATGATCATAAAGCAGAATGGATTTTAGATAAAATAAAATTGGCAGTGGCAGATTGTGCAACTAAAACGGATCGCAAATTATCTGAGATAACGACCGCTTGTTTTGGGCTTGCTTTTAAGGCTAATGTGGGAGATCTACGAGAAAGCCCAGCACTGGAAATTACGCAAAAATTAGCAGATTGGCATCGAGGAAAAGTATTGGCCGTTGAGCCACATATTACCCAGCTACCTGATGTCTTGTGCGGAAAAGTAGAATTGGTTTCACTTACAACCGCATTACAACAAGCGGATATTTTAGTGCTGTTAGTTGATCATCAGTCGTTTAAATCAGTAACATTTAGTCAGAAATGGGTTGTGGATAGCAAAGGAATTTGGTTGTGA